In Cytobacillus oceanisediminis, the following proteins share a genomic window:
- a CDS encoding DUF47 domain-containing protein, translated as MVFKKKDKFNTLLSNISVNLKDSAIYFADYKINNVSDLKTFSKTMKDYETKGDSYVHEVIKELNNAFITPIEREDILHLAMSMDDVLDGFEECADLFEMYSMTQADEFMLKFVDAIKNCAIEIEKCVVLLSTKKLLQIREHAIKIKDYESKCDGVRRQSIKHLFATEKDPIRIIQYKEIYETLEEIADSCQNVANTLETIIMKNA; from the coding sequence ATGGTTTTTAAGAAGAAGGACAAGTTTAACACATTGTTAAGCAATATTTCTGTGAATTTAAAAGATAGTGCAATTTACTTTGCCGACTATAAGATTAACAATGTCAGTGATTTAAAAACCTTTTCAAAAACAATGAAGGATTATGAAACAAAGGGCGATTCCTATGTTCATGAAGTCATTAAAGAACTAAATAACGCTTTTATTACGCCGATTGAAAGAGAAGATATCCTCCACCTCGCTATGAGCATGGATGATGTGCTCGATGGCTTTGAAGAATGTGCTGATTTATTTGAAATGTATTCCATGACACAGGCTGATGAATTTATGCTGAAGTTCGTGGATGCGATTAAGAATTGTGCAATTGAAATTGAAAAATGCGTGGTACTTCTTTCAACTAAGAAATTACTGCAGATCAGAGAGCATGCAATCAAAATTAAAGATTACGAATCCAAATGTGATGGAGTCCGCCGTCAGTCAATCAAGCATCTTTTTGCCACAGAAAAAGATCCTATTCGAATCATTCAGTATAAAGAAATTTATGAAACGCTGGAAGAAATTGCTGACAGCTGCCAGAATGTCGCCAATACGCTTGAAACCATCATTATGAAAAATGCTTAA
- the helD gene encoding RNA polymerase recycling motor HelD, with the protein MPSEFEHPDFQQETQRLEFTKRYIDVVIKTSESSKDKFQENMKEAFEDVDWLESSLSYSSLLTNARFFEMSKDELKQLKKARKKPYFARIDFLREDLNEKEILYIGKTSLYSRENQEQIIVDWRSPIANLYYEGRLGEVQYHSYEESFTGHLSLKRQYLIEDGILDEIRDIDLTTTDELLQESLSKSSSNRLTEIISTIQEEQNKIIRADLNKPIIVQGAAGSGKTTIALHRISYFIYQYKENFAPEQLMILAPSRLFIDYISEALPELGVERVRQTTYQEYVLACLGEDLKMADDSKLVNLLEGHGSEEANLAAWASSIKGSPVFQVILGNYLKEIYNSFCPSDDFMVDKFRLFSHKKFFQLFLVDYNYLPLYRRLEKLKAVLQNDLAKKKKNIIKKIETYYDERIERALYRGKDPEKRRLYVSDALDKKAARLEELKKSFRTAVPRYMKQFPKKSLIRYYKDLFEDSIRLSRLSGGKLPVKDADLLCKYCQKLFRKKVYEREDLALMLYLQESLFGIPKELKAKNIVIDEAQDYSFMELLSLKKSLETDMFTLVGDLAQGIHSYRGLTSWQEVLDFIFPRATYTELQKSYRTTVEIMEKANELLKLLPYSFPEVEPVVRHGKSPEFIKRENGHGLVQQLEELVISLKEENYKTFAVIGKTMKDCLLIHGLFEEHAKLPFKLLQEQESIPKDEIVIVPSYLAKGLEFDAVMILSLEEEFSREYELDIKLLYVAMTRPLHRLYFYGLEKNNFIIG; encoded by the coding sequence ATGCCATCTGAATTTGAACACCCCGATTTTCAGCAGGAGACTCAGCGGCTGGAATTTACGAAACGTTATATTGATGTCGTGATTAAAACTTCAGAATCCAGCAAAGATAAGTTTCAGGAGAATATGAAAGAAGCTTTCGAAGACGTTGATTGGCTTGAATCCAGTTTAAGTTACTCTTCTTTACTGACAAATGCCCGTTTTTTTGAGATGTCCAAAGATGAATTAAAACAATTGAAAAAAGCCCGGAAAAAGCCTTATTTCGCCAGAATTGATTTCTTAAGGGAAGATTTAAACGAAAAAGAGATTTTATACATAGGCAAAACTTCATTGTATTCAAGGGAGAATCAAGAGCAGATTATTGTTGACTGGCGTTCTCCGATAGCCAATTTATACTATGAAGGCAGGCTGGGTGAGGTTCAATACCATTCCTATGAAGAAAGCTTTACGGGTCATCTGTCATTGAAAAGGCAATATTTGATTGAAGACGGGATTCTGGATGAAATCCGGGATATAGACCTCACGACTACAGATGAATTGCTTCAGGAATCACTGTCTAAAAGCTCAAGCAACCGCCTCACTGAAATTATTTCAACCATTCAGGAAGAACAGAACAAAATAATTCGTGCTGATTTAAATAAGCCCATCATTGTTCAGGGGGCAGCAGGCAGCGGTAAGACAACGATTGCCCTGCACAGGATAAGTTATTTCATTTATCAGTACAAAGAAAATTTTGCCCCTGAACAGCTTATGATTCTGGCACCGAGCAGGCTATTCATTGATTATATTTCAGAAGCTCTTCCAGAGCTTGGGGTAGAAAGAGTCCGCCAGACTACCTACCAGGAATATGTGCTGGCATGTCTTGGCGAAGATCTTAAAATGGCTGATGACAGTAAATTGGTGAATTTGCTCGAAGGCCATGGCAGTGAAGAAGCAAACCTTGCAGCCTGGGCATCATCCATTAAAGGATCGCCTGTTTTTCAAGTAATCCTCGGCAATTACCTAAAAGAAATTTATAATAGCTTCTGCCCTAGTGATGATTTTATGGTAGATAAATTCAGGCTGTTCAGCCATAAGAAATTCTTCCAGCTTTTTTTGGTGGATTACAATTATCTGCCTCTTTATCGAAGACTCGAAAAATTAAAGGCTGTGCTTCAAAACGATCTTGCTAAGAAAAAGAAAAATATCATAAAGAAAATTGAAACGTATTATGACGAGAGAATCGAAAGGGCCCTTTACAGAGGGAAAGACCCTGAAAAAAGAAGACTGTATGTTTCAGATGCGCTTGATAAAAAAGCAGCCAGACTGGAAGAATTAAAGAAAAGCTTCAGAACTGCTGTGCCAAGATACATGAAGCAATTTCCGAAAAAAAGCCTGATCCGTTATTATAAAGACCTATTTGAAGACTCCATCCGTCTATCAAGATTATCAGGCGGGAAATTGCCTGTAAAAGATGCAGATCTACTATGTAAATACTGCCAGAAATTGTTCAGAAAAAAAGTTTATGAGAGAGAAGACTTAGCTTTAATGCTTTACTTGCAGGAAAGCCTTTTTGGCATTCCTAAAGAGCTGAAGGCAAAAAATATCGTCATTGATGAAGCACAGGATTACAGTTTCATGGAGCTCCTCTCTTTAAAAAAGTCACTTGAAACGGATATGTTCACATTAGTGGGGGATCTTGCACAGGGAATTCATTCCTACAGGGGACTAACAAGCTGGCAAGAGGTTCTTGACTTTATTTTTCCGCGTGCAACATATACAGAGCTTCAAAAAAGCTATCGTACCACAGTGGAAATCATGGAAAAGGCGAATGAATTGCTCAAGCTTCTTCCCTATTCATTCCCCGAAGTGGAGCCGGTTGTCCGCCATGGGAAAAGTCCTGAATTTATCAAGAGAGAGAATGGCCACGGTCTTGTACAGCAGCTTGAGGAACTGGTAATTTCATTGAAAGAAGAAAATTATAAAACGTTTGCGGTGATCGGGAAAACGATGAAAGACTGCCTGCTCATTCATGGCCTTTTTGAAGAGCATGCCAAACTCCCTTTTAAACTGCTGCAGGAGCAGGAAAGTATACCAAAGGATGAAATCGTTATCGTACCTTCCTACTTGGCAAAGGGCCTCGAATTTGATGCGGTCATGATTCTATCACTTGAAGAAGAATTTTCCAGAGAATATGAATTGGATATTAAGCTTCTTTATGTCGCCATGACACGGCCTCTGCACCGATTATATTTCTATGGACTGGAAAAAAACAATTTTATTATAGGATAA
- a CDS encoding FusB/FusC family EF-G-binding protein: MDPFIRNDQYNFIKYQTQVLINGHASVNDTGVLNALKSLSSEKVLGLFEELSEEQKQLLSPIIDIKERDQADAFLAQIKEYVIPFASLTEQSIKKLFPKAKKLKIPALEDIDFREISYLGWDDKGTNRKYMISLLDGKLTGIYGTFKPLSKKGICAICSKFEETGMFLTETKGTQLGTYTKKGNYICHDSQKCNENLNSLQKLHDFIGRLKG; encoded by the coding sequence ATGGATCCTTTCATCAGAAATGATCAATATAATTTTATTAAATATCAGACGCAAGTGCTTATTAATGGCCATGCATCTGTCAATGATACAGGAGTGCTGAATGCACTGAAATCTCTTTCTAGCGAAAAAGTGTTGGGGCTTTTTGAAGAACTTAGCGAGGAACAAAAGCAGCTTCTTTCACCGATCATTGATATAAAAGAAAGAGATCAGGCTGATGCCTTCTTGGCACAAATAAAGGAATATGTAATACCGTTTGCATCTTTGACGGAACAATCCATCAAAAAGCTGTTCCCTAAAGCAAAAAAATTAAAGATACCAGCACTTGAAGATATCGATTTCAGGGAAATCAGCTACTTGGGATGGGACGACAAAGGCACAAACAGGAAGTATATGATCAGCCTGCTCGATGGCAAACTGACTGGCATATATGGAACATTCAAACCGCTGAGCAAAAAAGGAATCTGTGCCATCTGCAGCAAATTTGAAGAAACAGGCATGTTCTTAACTGAAACCAAGGGTACTCAGTTGGGCACTTATACAAAAAAAGGAAATTACATTTGCCATGACAGCCAGAAATGCAATGAAAATTTGAATTCACTGCAAAAACTACATGATTTTATTGGAAGGCTGAAAGGATAG
- a CDS encoding inorganic phosphate transporter, whose protein sequence is MDAIFIITILIVIGALAFDFINGFHDTANAIATSVSTKALKPRHAIILAAVMNFVGAMTFTGVAKTITKDIVDPFTLQNGSLVILAALIAAIFWNLLTWYYGIPSSSSHAIIGSIAGAAIAAAGFSALNYQGFLKILQALIFSPLIAFAVGFIVYSIFKIVFKHNNLTKTNRNFRLIQIFTAALQSYTHGTNDAQKAMGIITMALIANNYVTTTDIPFWVQFSCALAMGLGTSVGGWKIIKTVGGKIMKIRPINGVAADLTGAMIIFGATYIHLPVSTTHVISSSILGVGSAHRLKGVKWGTAQRMLITWVITLPISATLAGIVYLILNAIF, encoded by the coding sequence ATGGATGCAATATTTATTATAACGATCTTAATTGTCATTGGGGCCCTGGCATTTGACTTTATCAATGGTTTTCACGATACAGCAAACGCAATAGCTACCTCGGTCTCCACCAAGGCGCTTAAACCAAGGCACGCCATCATATTGGCAGCCGTCATGAACTTTGTTGGTGCCATGACATTTACTGGAGTGGCTAAAACCATTACCAAAGATATTGTGGACCCTTTTACCTTGCAGAATGGTTCTCTTGTCATCCTAGCCGCTTTAATCGCTGCGATATTCTGGAACCTGCTGACCTGGTATTATGGCATCCCAAGCAGCTCTTCTCATGCGATCATAGGGTCGATTGCCGGTGCTGCGATTGCGGCAGCAGGATTTTCAGCTCTAAATTATCAGGGATTTTTAAAAATCCTTCAGGCACTTATCTTTTCGCCGTTAATTGCATTTGCAGTCGGTTTTATTGTTTACAGCATTTTCAAGATCGTTTTCAAACACAACAACCTGACTAAAACTAACCGGAACTTCAGGCTGATCCAAATTTTCACTGCTGCTCTGCAATCCTATACACATGGAACAAATGACGCACAGAAAGCAATGGGTATCATTACAATGGCTCTGATTGCAAACAATTATGTTACAACAACTGATATCCCTTTTTGGGTACAGTTCTCCTGTGCATTAGCCATGGGTCTCGGAACTTCTGTCGGCGGCTGGAAAATCATTAAAACAGTCGGCGGAAAAATCATGAAAATCCGTCCTATAAATGGAGTGGCAGCAGACTTAACAGGCGCTATGATCATCTTCGGTGCAACGTATATCCATTTGCCAGTCAGTACAACTCATGTTATCTCCTCTTCTATCCTGGGTGTAGGTTCTGCCCACAGGCTAAAAGGAGTAAAATGGGGAACAGCGCAGAGAATGCTTATTACATGGGTAATCACCTTGCCAATCTCGGCCACCCTGGCTGGCATTGTTTATTTAATATTGAATGCCATTTTCTAA
- a CDS encoding CD3324 family protein, which yields MSYVKANAVLPENLIAEIQKYVQGEAIYIPKPEKDYEKWGSRSGARKALDERNCSIKGAFQNGKTISQLAEEYFLSVETIKKIVYKK from the coding sequence ATGAGTTATGTAAAAGCTAATGCCGTTTTACCGGAGAATTTGATAGCAGAAATACAAAAATATGTTCAGGGTGAGGCTATATATATCCCCAAGCCTGAAAAGGACTACGAAAAATGGGGCTCACGCTCTGGAGCGAGAAAAGCTCTGGATGAAAGGAACTGTTCTATTAAAGGTGCCTTCCAAAACGGCAAAACAATTAGCCAATTGGCGGAAGAATATTTTCTTTCAGTCGAAACAATCAAAAAAATAGTTTATAAAAAGTGA
- the gntK gene encoding gluconokinase codes for MSATKYVIGTDIGTTSTKSVLFDHNGTVLGKYTIEYPLYTPNPSTAEQDPEEIFQAVLGTLRGCIKESNVRAEDITCVSFSSAMHSVIAVDADGVPLTNSITWADNRSAKWAEKIKQELNGHEIYLRTGTPIHPMSPLSKILWLKNEKEEIFKRTYKFISIKEYVFHKLFGEYIVDYSIASATGMFNLKKLDWDEEAIETAGITSEKLSKPVPTTFSVKGMKEEFRKLTGLSSDTPFIAGASDGVLSNLGVNAIDPGVVAVTIGTSGAIRAVTDKPVTDPKGRIFCYALTEEHWVIGGPVNNGGMLFRWVRDEFAASEVETAKRLGIDPYDVLTKIASGVAPGSDGLIFHPYMTGERAPLWNANARGSFFGLSLHHKKEHMIRSVLEGVIYNLYTVLLALEELTGEPKRIQATGGFARSDLWRQMMADIFNQEVVVPESYESSCLGAAILGLYALGVVEDLNVVSDMVGATFSHQPKEEDAKVYRELMPIYIRLSRLFENEYESLSDFQRKYLG; via the coding sequence ATGTCTGCCACAAAATATGTAATCGGTACGGATATTGGAACAACAAGCACAAAATCAGTATTATTTGACCATAACGGCACGGTTCTTGGAAAATACACTATTGAGTATCCTCTTTATACTCCTAATCCTTCGACTGCAGAACAGGACCCGGAAGAAATTTTTCAAGCTGTTCTAGGTACCCTTAGAGGCTGCATAAAGGAATCAAATGTTAGAGCGGAGGATATTACATGCGTGTCCTTCAGTTCAGCCATGCATAGTGTCATAGCTGTAGACGCAGATGGAGTGCCATTGACAAACAGCATTACCTGGGCTGACAACCGCAGTGCAAAATGGGCTGAAAAGATAAAACAGGAACTGAATGGCCATGAAATATACTTACGGACTGGAACGCCTATTCATCCGATGTCACCGCTATCGAAAATCCTCTGGCTGAAAAATGAGAAGGAGGAAATATTCAAGCGCACCTACAAATTTATTTCCATTAAAGAGTATGTTTTTCACAAATTATTTGGTGAGTACATCGTTGATTATTCAATAGCATCAGCTACTGGAATGTTTAATTTGAAGAAACTGGACTGGGATGAAGAAGCTATAGAGACTGCTGGAATTACATCCGAAAAACTGTCGAAGCCTGTCCCAACTACTTTTTCTGTAAAAGGGATGAAAGAGGAATTCAGAAAGCTGACTGGTTTAAGCTCGGATACTCCGTTTATTGCAGGTGCCAGTGATGGAGTCCTTTCCAACCTTGGAGTTAATGCGATTGATCCAGGTGTGGTGGCCGTAACGATCGGAACAAGCGGAGCGATCCGTGCTGTAACCGACAAGCCTGTAACCGATCCAAAAGGCAGGATCTTCTGCTATGCCCTTACAGAAGAACACTGGGTTATTGGCGGTCCAGTAAATAATGGAGGCATGCTTTTCCGCTGGGTGCGCGATGAATTCGCTGCATCAGAAGTTGAAACGGCCAAGCGTCTGGGAATTGATCCTTATGATGTATTAACAAAGATTGCATCAGGAGTTGCACCTGGATCAGATGGCCTGATTTTCCATCCTTATATGACGGGGGAACGCGCACCTTTATGGAATGCCAATGCAAGGGGTTCATTCTTTGGTCTGAGCCTTCACCATAAAAAAGAGCATATGATCCGTTCTGTGCTTGAAGGGGTTATCTATAATTTATATACTGTATTGCTTGCTTTAGAGGAGCTGACAGGGGAGCCAAAGAGGATTCAGGCAACGGGCGGATTTGCCAGATCAGATCTATGGCGCCAAATGATGGCCGATATTTTCAATCAGGAAGTTGTTGTGCCTGAAAGCTATGAAAGCTCTTGCCTGGGAGCGGCTATTCTTGGATTATATGCTTTAGGGGTGGTTGAAGACTTAAATGTTGTCTCGGATATGGTAGGTGCAACGTTTAGCCATCAGCCGAAGGAAGAGGATGCGAAAGTATACAGGGAGTTAATGCCGATTTATATACGCTTATCGCGTTTGTTTGAAAATGAATATGAAAGTCTTTCAGATTTTCAAAGAAAATATTTAGGATGA